The segment TCGCGAACGTCAACCCGGGTGCCTGGTCGCCTGGTGCGACGCCCGTCCGGAAGAACCGCGACGGCGCGGTCGCGACCTCGAACCACGCGCGAGCGACCGCTCGCGGCCCCCGGTCGCGGCCGCCGGTCGTCGACTCCACCCACTGCGTCATCGCCGCATCACCCGACCGAATCCGATCGCGCTGCTACCCGGCCGATGCCGTTCGGTCGTGCGTGCGGTACTCCGGGTGCGTTCAGTCATGCGGTCACTCGTTCGCGGCCCCTGGGTCGGCGTCGTCGTCGCGCTCGCCGCTGCCGTCGCCGTCGGCGGCGAGTTCCGCTGGGTCGGCCGCCTCGGTGAACTCGTCGAGGCTCCGGTCGAGCGACCCCGTCTGGAGCGTGTGACAGTTCCGGCAGCGCGCCTCGTAGGACTCCTCGGCGCCGACGAGGATCGTCGGGTCGTCGACGTGCGCGGGCTCGCCCTCGACGAGTCGCTGGTTCCGCGTCGCGGGCTCGCCGCAGACCGAGCAGATCGCCTGGAACTTCTCGACGTACTCCGCGGTCGCCATCAACGCCGGGAGCGGATGGAACGGTTCCCCGCGGAACGTCTGGTCGGTCCCGGAGACGACGACGCGATGACCGTCGTCCGCGAGCGCGTCGCAGACGTCCACGAGCGTCTCGTCGAAGAAGTTCGCCTCGTCCACCGCCACCACGTCCTCGCCGTCGACGCACTCCGTGATCTCCCAGACGCCCTCGCCCTCCGCGGGCACCGCCGTCGCGTCCCAGTCCCGGCCCTCGTGACTCCCGATGACGTCGTCGCCGTACCGGTCGTCGACCGCGGGCGTGAACACGGCCACCTCCTGCTCGGCGATCTTCGCACGCCGAAGCCGCCGCAGCAACTCCTCGGTCTTCCCGGAGAACATACTCCCCGTGATGACCTCCACCCAGCCACTGTTCGTGATCGCGTGCATTCGAACTGGCCGACGAGTCGAGGGTGCAAAAACTTCCTGTATCGCGACGCATCCGTCGATCACGCACCTCCGAACAGCACCACGAAGCCCCGGCACACCCGCGACGAAGGGGAGAACGCGAATGCGGAGAATCCATCGCACCGCCAACACACAGGAAGCCCCGGCGCGCTCGCGACCGCGCCGCCCCTTCCAGTCCCACCCGACCGCGACCGCACCGCTTCCGCGACCGCACCGCGCCCTGCCCTTCCCCTGCTCGCAGCACGCGCCGTCGGCGCGCGCTGCTCGCGGCCGAGTTGTCGGGTCGAACCACGCTTTCGAATGCCGGCTGGCGAGCGGTGACGCAGCCGCGCGAACGAAGGTGAGCGCGGCTGCGTCGATACTGCGCGAGGGATGAGCACCGCGGTGACCGACGGGAACCGCGGCGCGCAGTCGGCTGGGGAGGACGAGGCTGCGGAGCGGTGGCGGTGCAGTTGCTGTTGCGGTTGGTCCAGCGCACTCACCGCGAGCGCCCAGCGGGCGCGAGCGGGATTTTTTCGCCCACGTTTTTCCAAGGAGTGGTGCGCCGCAGGCGCACCCGACGCAGGAAAAAGGTGGTAGTGAAAAAGGTGGTAGTGAAAAAGGTGGTGGAGGAACGCGTCGTTTTTGGCGTCGACTCTCGAATGCGGCGGTATGGCCAAGCAACCGCATCTGTTGGTCGAGGAGGGAGACGTTAACGAGGTCGCGATCGTTCCGGGTGACCCCGGGCGCGTCGATCGGATCGCGGGGCTGTGTGACGACAGCGAGGTCGTTGCGGAGAATCGCGAGTACAAGGTCGTGAATGCGACGTACGAAGGTCGGGATCTCACGATCTGTTCGACCGGAATCGGGTGCCCGAGCGCCGCGATCGCCGTGGAGGAACTTGCTGCCGTGGGCGTGGAGACGTTCGTCCGCTGTGGGACCACGGGCGCGCTCCAGGAAGGCATCGAGATCGGCGACATGGTCGTCGCGACCGCCGCCGCGAAGAACGAGGGGACGAGCAAGCGCTACGAGGCCGTCGAGTACCCCGCCGTCCCCGACTACGACGTTCTCTCCGCGCTCGTCGACGGCGCCGAAGCGAACGACGAAGACGTGCACGTCGGCGCGATCGCGAGCGACGACGCGTTCTACGCCGAGACCGACGAGTACGTCGAGGACTGGGAGGACGCCGGCATCCTCGCCGTCGAGATGGAGGCGGCGACGCTGTTCACGCTCGCGCGCCGCAAAGGCCTCCGCGCTGGCGCCATCTGCACGGTCGACGGGAACCTCGTCGAGGGCACCCAGAAGGGCGCGACCGACGACGACGAACTCCCCGAGAAAGCGAAGAACAACGTCGAGCGCGCCATCCAGATCACGCTCGACGCCACGACGCAGGTTTAAGCCAGAAGCCGGGGCGAACTGCGGCGTGCCCTGACGCGTCGTCGTCCGCGCGGCCACGGCGGGAGCGCAGTCGACCCGCGGACCTCGCCCCTGACTGCCTGTACGCTATATCGAGTCCTCGACGAGCGATCGCACCGTCGCAGGCCGCCGCCCCCCTCGCTTCCCGGGCCTGCCGTCACTGACGACGGCCGCCATCGAGCGCTCGCACGCTCCGTCACGGACGGCCGTCGACGGGTCGCCGGTCGGTCGGGCGCGGTCAGTTCGCTGCGTCGTCGCTCGGCGACGCGAGGTGGCCGTCGACGAGCCGGTCGGCGATGCGCTCGGAGTCCGTGCTCCCGAGTGCGGACTCGACGAGGAGGTGCCCGCCGATCTGTGCGGGACTGATGACGGTGTTCGCGCCCGCTCGCTTCAGCTTGTCGACGTTCTCGCGGTCCGTCGCGGCCGCGACGATGTTCGCGTCCGGCCGGAGTTCGCGCGCGGTCAGGATCGAGAGCGCGTCGTTCGCGTCGTTGTTCGTCGCCGCGACCACGGCACGCGCCCGGTCGAGGTGCACGCGATGCAGCGGCTCCTCGTCGCTCGGGTCCGCGACGACGAGCGGGACCGCTCGTTCCTTCAGTTCGGCGATCGACTCGTTGTCGGGTTTCGCGACGACGACGAAGTCGACGTCCAGGTCCGCGAGTTCGGTCAGTATCGGTTCGGTCAGGTCGCCGTACCCGAGGACGACGACGTGGTCCTCGAGGAGTTCCAGTTCTGAGTCGTTCATGCGTCCGAGTGCGGTCGCGAAGCGAGCTTCGAGCAGCGGCGCGAACAGCGCGCCGAGTGCGGCGGTGAAGCTGGTGACGCCGACGGCGAGCACCGACAGCGCGAACAGTTCGCCGATCGTCGAATCGGGCGTGATGTCGCCGTACCCGACGGTGCTGGCGGTGACGACGGTGAAGTAGAACGCGTCCGCGAGCGTCTCGACGCGCGGGAACTCCTCGCGGAGCGCCCACGTCCCGACGGTGCCGTAGATCTGCGCGCCGACGAGCGCGAGCCCCGCAGCGATCTGGGAGGTCGAAAGCGAGACATCGCGATCGAAGCGCGCGCGATTCCACCAGCAGACGACGGTCGCGACGACCGAGAGCGCGACGAGCGGGATGGAGTACGCGCTCGACTGCACGAGGCCCTGCGCGGCCGTGACCGGGAGGAGGACGACCGCGGAAAGCCACGAGACGTAGAGCGCGCGCCGCATCGACGCGGCGGTGACGAGGAGCACGAACCCCGTGAGGGTGCCCGAGAAGCCAGCGGCCTGCTGGACGCCGCCGGGGACGTACGCGGCGAGCGGGCCGGCGGTCGGCGTCGTGATGTTCACGAGTCCGGTGGCGATCGAGAGGACGGCGACCGCGCTGACGAGCGCGGCCGTCGCCCCGACGCCGGTCGGACGGAACCGCCAGTCCATGCCCCCGCGTGGTCGCCCGGTCGACTTAATCCCGTCGGGTCCCGTCCCCGTCGGGTCTCGTCCTCGTCGGGTCTCGTCCTCGTCGGGTCTCGTCCTCGTCGGGTCTCCGGGATTCGACGCGTCAACCCAACTGCGTCGTGGTGCGTCGACAACGATTTCAGTGACGACTCCGTGCGAACGGGGTATGGCTTCGTTACCGGTCGAGTTCCTCTTCGGCGTCTACCTCGGCCTCCTCACCGGCATCGTTCCGGCGTTCGTCTCCGGTGCGCTCGGGTTCGCGTTCAAGTACTTCACGGGCGTGACGCTGCCCGGGCTCGGGGTCGTCGTCCTCTCGGTCGCGATCGCGGGCATCAACGGCGGCCTCATGGGCTTGCTCGACCCGGCGGTCGCGAGCTCGCCGCGCGTGGTGACGGCCGCGGTCGTGGTGATGATGCTGTCGCTGTACGCGCACAGTCAAGGGGACAGGCTCGGCGTGACGCTCCCGAAGCGCTTCTCGCTCCGGCGACTCCGCGAGCGCACGCTCTCCGGGGAGGCGCTCGACGTCTTCGGTGGCGTCACCGTGACGGTGACGGATACGGTCGGGGACGTCGAGGGCTACCCGCCGCTGCCCGCGGACCTCCGGTCGCGGATCGCCGAGTCGACGTGGTCGTTCCCCGGCGACCTCCCGCTCTCCGAGCTCGAATTGCGGCTCGCGGAGCGACTGAAGACCGAGTTCGACCTCGCGGACGCGTCGGTCACCGTCGACTCCCGGGGTCGGGCGACGGTCGCGGCGGCGCCGCCGACGGGCGGCCTTTCGCGGACGGTCCCGAAGGGCAAGCGCGCGGTGTCGGTTGCGGCGCTCCTCCCGACCGGCGTGGCGCGGGGCGACACCGTGATCGCGCAGACGTCGACGGGGCCGGTGACGGGGACCGTAGTCTCGGCGCGAACGACCGGTGACGATCCGCCCGAGCCGCGAGCGTCGCTCGCCCCAGTCGAGGAGGACGTGCTGACCGACGGCGGGGCGGACGCGGCGGAGGCATCCGTGGCGACGCCGACGGCGCCGACGACGGACGGCGGCGAGGGCCGCGTGACGCTCGCCGTCGACCGCGCGGACGCCGCGGCCCTCCTCCGGGCGAGTCGAGCGCGCGTCCACGTGACCTCGCGGGGCACGCACCGCGAGTACGAACTCGTCTCGCTGCTGCGGCGGGCGGGGAACCGGTTCCGGCGCGTCACCGTCCGCGCCGACGGCGCGCTCGACGGGACGACCATCGGCGAGGCGGGCGTCCGCGACGCGTACGGCGTCGCCGTCCTCGCGGTCCGCGAGTCGGGCACGAGCGGCGGCGCGACCCCGAAGGACGGTTCGAGCGACCGCCGGTGGGCGTTCTCGCCGACCGGGTCCGTCGCGCTGTCCGCGGGCGACGAACTGTTCGTCGTCGGACGACCGGACGCGCTCGCTGCGTTCGTGGAGGCGGCGGCGTGAGCTCGCACTCGCTGCTCGCGGTCGCCGTCCGCGTCGCGTCGCTCGCGGCGCTCGCCGGCGGCGTGAGCCTCCTCGCCGCCGTCCTCTACCGGTGGTGGGGTCGCG is part of the Halorubellus sp. JP-L1 genome and harbors:
- a CDS encoding potassium channel family protein, which encodes MASLPVEFLFGVYLGLLTGIVPAFVSGALGFAFKYFTGVTLPGLGVVVLSVAIAGINGGLMGLLDPAVASSPRVVTAAVVVMMLSLYAHSQGDRLGVTLPKRFSLRRLRERTLSGEALDVFGGVTVTVTDTVGDVEGYPPLPADLRSRIAESTWSFPGDLPLSELELRLAERLKTEFDLADASVTVDSRGRATVAAAPPTGGLSRTVPKGKRAVSVAALLPTGVARGDTVIAQTSTGPVTGTVVSARTTGDDPPEPRASLAPVEEDVLTDGGADAAEASVATPTAPTTDGGEGRVTLAVDRADAAALLRASRARVHVTSRGTHREYELVSLLRRAGNRFRRVTVRADGALDGTTIGEAGVRDAYGVAVLAVRESGTSGGATPKDGSSDRRWAFSPTGSVALSAGDELFVVGRPDALAAFVEAAA
- a CDS encoding thymidine kinase, with translation MHAITNSGWVEVITGSMFSGKTEELLRRLRRAKIAEQEVAVFTPAVDDRYGDDVIGSHEGRDWDATAVPAEGEGVWEITECVDGEDVVAVDEANFFDETLVDVCDALADDGHRVVVSGTDQTFRGEPFHPLPALMATAEYVEKFQAICSVCGEPATRNQRLVEGEPAHVDDPTILVGAEESYEARCRNCHTLQTGSLDRSLDEFTEAADPAELAADGDGSGERDDDADPGAANE
- a CDS encoding NAD-binding protein, translating into MDWRFRPTGVGATAALVSAVAVLSIATGLVNITTPTAGPLAAYVPGGVQQAAGFSGTLTGFVLLVTAASMRRALYVSWLSAVVLLPVTAAQGLVQSSAYSIPLVALSVVATVVCWWNRARFDRDVSLSTSQIAAGLALVGAQIYGTVGTWALREEFPRVETLADAFYFTVVTASTVGYGDITPDSTIGELFALSVLAVGVTSFTAALGALFAPLLEARFATALGRMNDSELELLEDHVVVLGYGDLTEPILTELADLDVDFVVVAKPDNESIAELKERAVPLVVADPSDEEPLHRVHLDRARAVVAATNNDANDALSILTARELRPDANIVAAATDRENVDKLKRAGANTVISPAQIGGHLLVESALGSTDSERIADRLVDGHLASPSDDAAN
- a CDS encoding nucleoside phosphorylase, with the translated sequence MAKQPHLLVEEGDVNEVAIVPGDPGRVDRIAGLCDDSEVVAENREYKVVNATYEGRDLTICSTGIGCPSAAIAVEELAAVGVETFVRCGTTGALQEGIEIGDMVVATAAAKNEGTSKRYEAVEYPAVPDYDVLSALVDGAEANDEDVHVGAIASDDAFYAETDEYVEDWEDAGILAVEMEAATLFTLARRKGLRAGAICTVDGNLVEGTQKGATDDDELPEKAKNNVERAIQITLDATTQV